A region of the Drosophila subobscura isolate 14011-0131.10 chromosome J, UCBerk_Dsub_1.0, whole genome shotgun sequence genome:
aacTATCCCTAGCCCTACCCTCAGAGTCCATAAATCTATAAGCTGTGGCACTGAGCCTCCGCCAGGGGCAGGCACTGCTGCTTGCGAGAGTCCCATCCGTACTTGTAGGGACATCGCACAATTGTCAGATAGCCGCTGAGGCAGCGGTAGAAGTACTCGCACCGCTGCGGATGGGGGTGGAAGCTGTCGCTGGAGGCGTCACAGTGTGGGCGTCCCACAGGTACAGACGGGGCAGGTGCCTCAGTCGAAGGAACACTCTCAGGTGCACCAGTAGTTGAGGGGTGCTCCTGCTCTGGGGCActctctgctggctgcagaGTCTCCTCCATGGCAGAGGGAGCTTCCCTGAGACAGAATCCTGCATCGTCGAAGGCACACTCCTGGGCCTTGTCGTCGAAGTAGGTGTGTTCCGGACAGCTGTCCCTGAAGGAGTCCTCCCCATTGCAGTAGATGTACGAGGCGCAGTCTTCGATGGCCATCACAAAGGTCTCGGGCTCCACGTTCACGCACTGCGGAAACTCCTCTCCCCGACTCACAGTCAGAGCTCCAGCCAGGAGCAGTAGGCAGAGCACAGTTGGCACTTTGGTAGACATATTGGACTTGCTTGGAACTTGTGATGGAGTGCTGCCAAATGCCTAACCCTTTTATGACACATGTTCAAGGTCGTTGGATGTCTCTCCTATCACTGCTCTTGTACTTCTTATCTGACACGAATTTGCCAATCGATGTCTCTTTATCGCACCTAAATCTGTGTCAAGGCCGTCCAATGACTTTTTTGCTAAGGAAATGGGCAAAAAGATAAATAGATTCAAAACATACTTTCAAATCGGTCAGTTCACCATAACAAATTCAAATCGTGAAGTTCACCACACCCCGCCACATGACAGGGCTCATGTGCATGAGCGCCAGATGGCGCTGTGCGGCatgaaatttcaaaattcgatttttaattgataatctttatcgtttatttattaatgtACTGCATATTGCACACTAATCCCATATTTGATAAGTGATTGGTTAATTAATTACTTAAAATCCTACTaatactgttgctgctgcggcggctgctgcttgatgTGTAAGTATCTACGGCACCTGCTACGAGtatttctaatttattttgtcGTTGCTTTGGTTTGTTGCTTTGGTTGCTTGTTTCGTGTTTTGTGGCTATAtgattatatgtatatgtgtgtggtACTTTGATCTCTTCGATCTcgatctctttctctttctctctttcgcaTATCACAGAACAAAAATGACAGTAGAAGAAGACATCTTTGGGTCGAAAGATCGTGTGTTTGGGTCGGTTTGGGTCGGTTCGGGGTTGGGGCACGGGACTTAGAAAGTGTCAGAGTGTAAAAATATTAGTCGGAGCTTAAAAGTACATATCCATAAATAAGTATATGTGTATATCTGATAtagtatatgtgtatatgcatctgtatatgtttatataaaGGGGACTTTTTAGAAAAATACTGAGCAAAAGTACTTGGCATTGGGTGTGGTATGTGTGGGGGATTCAGGGCTACAGGGCTACAGGGCTCCAGGGTGCTGGGTTCCTTCCTCTGAAATCGAAAGCCTACCCTAGATGCCCGAGGCCTACACTAGAATCTTGTCGTAGgacggcggcggcgactcATCCATCGGCATCTGCTTGCCCATCGCGGCGGTCTGCTCCGGCAAGAGGATCGCTATATGGTAGGGCGGCGGACCGGCAGTCGCCGCACTCCCAGTGGTCACCTGGCGCTCCTCCAGATACCGCACATCGCTCATCtccagcaggcagctggcGGCTGCCGATGCACTGGCTCCGGGCATAGCAGCGTTCACCCCGCGACTATGGCACACAGTGGCTCTGGCCCCGCCACGGTTCGACAGCAGTCCCTTGGGTATGCGGCAGAGGCTGACCATGCAGGCGGCCAGGAAGAAGGTGGCCGAGAAGGCGCAGAAGATGAGCACCTCCAGTCCGGTGCCCTGGTGGTCGAAGTAGAACTTGGTGCCGGCCACGAAGACGGACGCCAGCACCAGGGAGGCGCACATGCCGCACTTCAGGTggctgggcagcagctgggagTCTGCGTGCTGCAGGAGCgcgtgatgctgctgctgcaactggtTGGCGTGTGTCGTCTGGGCGGATGTTGCGGCAGCAGTGgccactggtgctgctgccatgacGGAAGTTGCgctagctgctggctgtctcatgctgctgctggaattgTGGCGACGTGGCGTTGCATAGGCGCTCGCTTGTCGATGACTGTGGGCgtgactgctgctgtgctgatgatgatgatgctgctgctgctgcagctgctgctgctgatggggaTTGTGGTGATAGGCGCTGTATGCATCATCGCTGGGTAGGAGGAGGATCGGTTATAGTCTGGGAAAGATAAGTCTGGGAGAACTCACGCATAGACGCCggaatgttgctgctgttgcaactgttgcaattgtgactgctgctgctgctgctgctgatgtgtaTCGTGGTGTCTGACGGGCACCATGTTCCCAAACTGTGGATGGTGATAGCTGTACTGGTGctgcgctggctgctgtgtcCTGGGATGGTAGCGCGAGATACGCGCCACCAGTGGCACAATGGTTCCACTTCCTGTGAGCACCGCCGCCGCAGAAGCCGTGCCACTCGCGTTGTTGTTCGAGCTTCAGTTGgtgaacagaaagaaagaaattattaaacaaattaaaccatttgattatattttaaaGAGTAATTTATTCGTATGCTGTCCGAAACGATCTTGATTGCAGTCATCTTGAGGATGGTTGGAGGAAATgtttattcaaaaataaacttgGTTAATCCATGCTGTTTCCTATCATAAAATCTCCTTCTAGATTTTAAAGCATACcgatataaaaatattttgaaatatattaGAAGAATAATAAATGCTATTTTTTGCGCAGTCTGATCTGAGGATTTGGTTATGCACCTTAAGAACAATTAACAATCGAATTTATGCTCAGTCTTTGCTGCAAAGCAACTCTGTGGCTTCCTAGAGAAagatataaattatttttgctcaaatacaaaaattagtTTGTAGGCCTCGGTGAGTAGATCACTTCCTCATACTTCGAATTTGCAGTTTACCCccacaacattttttttaaatcaaaaaCATTGATTCGGTGACTGTTTGCtcttttataaatttaaaacagaTTCTCCAGTGCGGATTACCACAAATTAATTGAGTTTGATAGAGAATTTGACCAGGATTTTTGAATCGTGGTGATAGAATAGATATATTTGAAGATACGGATAAAACTTATTAGATGGATATGTTTAGGTTATTGGAATATTTAGTATGATTACTTCGTATGAGGCAAGTGACATTGCAATGTCATAATACACTTTCTAAAAATTCGAATTGCAGATGGAAGCGCTCAAGAAACCACCACAGACTGTTGCCAGCTGCGTCCCATCGCACTTCTATACTGCTAAAATGTTACTCAGGGAAAGGTTATGCTTGGTACATTacatgttgttgctggcagttGGAGTTCCTGTGCCAGCAGCCAAGTGGCTGCTGTtcacgttgttgttgttggtggaaTGTTGCTGCAtcatctgctgctgatgctgttgctgctgttgctgctggccatgcaGGGAATTGTTGTTCACATactgggagtgggaatgggactgCGAATGGGATtgtgactgggactgggactgtgactgACGACTGGTGCCCGGCTGATGGCAGTCATAGGGCGTCTGTGGCAGGGATCTATGCACGGGGGGCATGGTGCTGCAGCTCGAGGACTTGGCTCGCCTGGGCGGATGGCCGTAGCTGAGCCCGCTCCCGGCATGGGAGAGGGAGGCAGCCACACGAGAGCGTCCGAAGCCGCATTGCTGCGAGCGTTTGTCTATCCAGAAGTGCATGTCCACGAGCAGGAAGAGCAAATGGAGCAGTTTAATTAATCGGAGCTGCTCGGGCGGAAGGATTCAActgcaaagaaagaaactgaaattaacaacaaaataatttagGTTTTCCCCATGTTTCTCCCAGTGTtagcagagcaacagagacTCTCAGAGACCACACCAGGGGGAGTGTTTaatcttttatttcttttatcgTTTATGTGCCTAAGAGGAATAAATGTTAaacgacagagacagaccGACAGTTGGCATTGAGTGCTGCAAACTTATTTGAAGTTCACGCTGCGGTGCGCAGGAAGCGAAAccctttccacacacaaagcgCATCTGAGTCCATTTGGCTTTGTGTCTGCCAGACGGAAGAGGGTCCTCCGCATGGGTAGCTGGCTCCCCCACGACAAATGCTAAAACAGGAAACGTGCTCATCGTATTTTACGATGCCTGCACTCTGCACACTCCCTTGTCTGccgcacactctctctctctcacgtcTGACATTTCCTCTTTGTGCCTGGAGCTTGAATCCCTGCTAAGCTTCCCCTTTTTAAAGGTGCAACAAGGAACAAAGGCTGCTTGGGCTGCCTGGTCAAGGAACTCGCCCCAAAATATACGACTAAAACATTCATTGGCCGCTTTCACTTCCCGTgtcattggcagcagcagcagccacaccaccaccaacaacaaccacagacACAAAAGCCTCAGCGcgccaaaacacacagagtctgtgtgtggggaCTCGAATCGGGATGGAATTTGGGGACCATGCAAACCCCCTAAAGGAGCGATGCACAGTGGAAAGGAGAGGTTCAGCgaagcgaaagaaagaaaacgaacTTCAGGTTGACAAACTATTCAAAGATGGATTATGAGGATTGCTTCGATTGTTCCTTGGGTGCCGTTCccctttcgctttcgcttttggACCAACTTTCAGTTTAGTTCAGTTTGGCTAAGCATCCCATTCTTGGGTCGCTTAGCTGTTCGTTGAACCGAGACGCCGGGGGGTtgtcctctgtgtgtgcgtgtgtgtggttcCTGTGGCAGTGCCGCTGTGATATTAGTCAATCAACGATGACAACAGCAGAAATCATCGTACTTAAACAGCgacacaaaaataatgaatttttaaaattattccacagacacagagcccAACAAACGAGggacatgtacatatgtacatatgtatgtatgtacatacatacataccaacAGATATGCACGAGCACATGTTCAGTAGGCACCGTGGTCCGAGAACACCATAAAAGTCACCGCACCGTAAAGCAAATTTTACTGTGGGAACTTTCCTGTTCATTTTGGTGGAAAGGTTCAAAGTTCAATGCCTGTCAACGTCTTGAATGAGGAGAACGGGAGGTCCTGGGAGAGTTCTCGAGAGAAATTATACAATaaaatgctgcagcagagaCTGGagtgagcagagcagagcagagtgcaaataaataaatacccaAGCACGAGTCAGagggcaataaaataaacatattcAAAAGAGACATTTTG
Encoded here:
- the LOC117893281 gene encoding uncharacterized protein LOC117893281 gives rise to the protein MSTKVPTVLCLLLLAGALTVSRGEEFPQCVNVEPETFVMAIEDCASYIYCNGEDSFRDSCPEHTYFDDKAQECAFDDAGFCLREAPSAMEETLQPAESAPEQEHPSTTGAPESVPSTEAPAPSVPVGRPHCDASSDSFHPHPQRCEYFYRCLSGYLTIVRCPYKYGWDSRKQQCLPLAEAQCHSL
- the LOC117895744 gene encoding ell-associated factor Eaf is translated as MHFWIDKRSQQCGFGRSRVAASLSHAGSGLSYGHPPRRAKSSSCSTMPPVHRSLPQTPYDCHQPGTSRQSQSQSQSQSHSQSHSHSQYVNNNSLHGQQQQQQQHQQQMMQQHSTNNNNVNSSHLAAGTGTPTASNNISNNNASGTASAAAVLTGSGTIVPLVARISRYHPRTQQPAQHQYSYHHPQFGNMVPVRHHDTHQQQQQQQSQLQQLQQQQHSGVYADDAYSAYHHNPHQQQQLQQQQHHHHQHSSSHAHSHRQASAYATPRRHNSSSSMRQPAASATSVMAAAPVATAAATSAQTTHANQLQQQHHALLQHADSQLLPSHLKCGMCASLVLASVFVAGTKFYFDHQGTGLEVLIFCAFSATFFLAACMVSLCRIPKGLLSNRGGARATVCHSRGVNAAMPGASASAAASCLLEMSDVRYLEERQVTTGSAATAGPPPYHIAILLPEQTAAMGKQMPMDESPPPSYDKILV